The window TCTACTACTCTGGCGAGCTCTTCTCGCGACTGGCAACCCAGCACTACCTTTTGATCTTTGGCTTTTCTCAACCTGTCCACTCGCACGCCGGATGTCTTCGCGTTCACGGCAGTTCTTATTTTGTCAATTATGTCTTCGCTTTTGTCGTGAGCGTCGACCGAAGACACCACCATCGAGTGGAAAGATTGAGGCAGCTCCAGACCGCGTTTCGCTGGGGCGCCGGCTGCCACATTTGCGTATGTGACGGCTATCCTCTCTTGGATGTTTTTGCTGAGGTGCAACATCTGGTCTTTTAGGGCTCCCAGGTCCTCCCTGGTCGCGGACGCCACCTCCTTCTGCTGTTGCAGTTCGGACCTGACCTCCACGACCAGAGCGTCATTTGCGTGGGGCAGAGGAGCTGCACGGGCGACAGAGGCGTTCTTGTCCAGGTGAACCTTTAACAGCTTCATTTGTGCTGTGTTCTCCTGGACGAGTTTTTTGTGCTCTTCCAGCGCCCGAGTCAGCTCTGCTGCGTCACCCTTCGTGTTCGCTGCAGTTTTCGAACTTGCACTCTGTTGAGTCGCTTTTGGTAGCTCCTTGGGTTTATTGTGGTCGTTTCCGGTCGTTTGGGTGAGTCGAAGTCCAGCCGCTTCAGATTCCTTCACCAGGCGGTACAGCTTTTCGATTGCCCAGATCACCTCGGTCTTTATTTCCGCCTTTAGGTTGCGGGAATTGTTTAGCTGGAGTTTTGCTTTAATGAGGCACGCTTTTGCCTCCGCAGCCCTTCCCTTTGGCTTTGTTGTTTCTAGCTCGGGGGAACCGAGCTTTTGAAATGTCTGGTCCAGTGGTGCGCCGATCCTCCGAGGCGCTGGTCCTTCACCTTGCAGTGTTATGTCTTGCGTGCTTGGCTGAGAGGAGTTCGTTGGATCGTCCTTTGAGGGGGGCAGGCTGGGgccgctcaccactgcgcccaCTTCCGGTGTCTGGCTGGGCTCCACCAGTTCCTTACTTGTGTGAAGAGGCGCCTTTGCAGCCTCTGGGCTCTGCCTTGGCGTTTTTACGGGTGTCCGGAGACCCAGCATTTTGTATTGGGATGAGTATACGTCAGGGAAACAAAGAAAATCAAGTTTAACCTAGCCTTGTCAACGAAATGTTAGGTGTAAAGGGCCTGTAATCTCGGTTAATTTATGGAGGTGTAAAGGGCCTACCTTCGTCaatttatacctatactattGGGTGGTGTAAAAGCCGCCCAAGTCAATGAAATACTAAAACTAGTTATACAATTTAAGACTAGGTTGGGCAGTGTAAAAGCTGCTCAAGTCGATAATATGCTAGACAAAAGTATTAGAAACTAATTTGAGCAGTGTAAAAAGCTGCTCAAGTCAATAAACTTAAACTGAGTGTAGATTTAAAACTAGTTTGAGCAGTGTAAAAAGCTGCCCAAGTCAAGTTGCTATTACAATACAACGGGAGTTTTGTCcaattttacttaaaactaCTTTAAACAAGTTTGAAAAAGTTGGAGGTGTACGGGGCCTCCAACTGTCAAAAGCCTACTACTGACTAACTAGCAGTCAAAATCTGCTTAGTCAAAAAACTACTTTCGCTGCTTGGTAGAGATTGACTCTACCTTGACTCTAGCTAGAGCCGCCCGTCCAGTACCGATCGATAGCCCTCGTCGTGGGCTGGTCAGCCGTGAAAACCGCAGTTCTCTACGACCAACGGTTGCCGGGATATccaacttttaaaatttttcaagATGGCGGACTTAATTGTTGCCTGGATCTTCTAAATTCAATATCTCGGGAACCGCCGGTCGCAGAGATGTGTGCGACGGCTCTCCGTGCTTGTCTCGTTACAAGCTATGTGTTCACCGATACCGGCTCTAGGGTTTAGGTACAGACTCTACCTAGAGTCCAGAACCGGCACCTGCGGTAGAGCTCACCACGATTTCGTCAACCTAATCCTAATTACAAACAGTCTCCGCGATTTTGTAGAGCTCAACTCCACTTTGACCCTGGGTAGAGTCGCCCTTCTGGTGTCAGTAGATAGCCCTTGAGGAGGGCTAGTCAACAAAGAAAAATGCTACGCGCTACGACCAATAGTTCCCGAGATATCCAACTTTAAGTTTTTTCAAGATGGCCGACCAAACTGTTGCCTATGTCTAGActgaactttgaaaattaatatcTCGGGAACTACCGGGCGGATATATGCGTGCGACGGCTCGCCGTGGTCGTCTTTTTACAGGCTATGTGTTAACCGGACTAAAAAACCAGGTTAGGGGGTCGACTCTATCCAGGGTCCCAAGCCGGTACAAGTTGTTGAGCTCGCCACGATAGGGTGCCCAAAGGAAACCGCAGCCCTTAGCGTCGTCTCAGACCGAAGTTATGCCCTTTTGAAGTTTTCCAAGATGGCCGCCAATATGGCCGCCACTTTGGACAGAAGGCCCAATTTCGGCAGTTTTCAACCTAAACTGCCCGTGTTTGGGCTTGTTTGATAGGTCTTATAAAGACCTATTCAATTTCGTTAATGGGGTAGTTGTATGAGCAACCCCCGATTTTTAGGGGTTGAAAAACCTTAAGTTTTTAACTAAATTCACAATTAAAAttactaataaaaattttttgaaaCTAGCGATAATTTACAGGGCCTAACCTATCTAAATACTATTTTTACCGATTAGTTGCAGAGCTGTTGCACCCTTATTTCAACAACCACGTGTCAACCCCTAAATTTCAAATAATCGTAACTTAAAAATTACTGAGcaaaaaattttgaaatttagaatacaaataaagttaattGATCTTTACAATTTAACCAAAAATAAAGGGGGGGTGTCGATCTAGATTTTagtgaaattaattttgaaatttttataaaactttagAGTGCAATAACTCTGCAACCACTTAACTTTAGTAGACGCTCGATGTGTCGCCGAGCAGCTCACGTTGTACTCCGTTGATAGAGGCAGGCAGCAGCGCCCTCTGATGTCGGGAAGTACAAACACGTGGCCACgtggttttcagtttttccgTGTTTTCTCCGCGCGCATGCGCGGAAAAAATCCAAGTGAGGTGTCCCCTTGTAGAGCTCGGTGAGGCGCGTCGAACGGCGTAGTGAAAGTGGTAGGTCGTCGATCTTATTTAGGCAGCGTTCGCCGTCaaagtttgaaatttttcaAACTTTGCGGTTTTTCGAACACTGCACTTCCAATTTTGCACCAATTTTCAATCACTTTTCACCACTTTGTTGCACTCACCGAGACGCAACTTTTAACGTATCGCACTTGTTATTCCGTTGCGAAAAACCCACTTTTtcgaatttttaaaactttaaaattgccCGGAGCGACACAAAAACACCTTGTACGCGTGCGCTACCGACTGCGGGGGGCGGCAGACtcggttaggttaggttaggtttttttttttttttttttttttttttttttttttttttttttttttattattattaaggctagGTTCCTCCAACGTGATTAGAGACATTGTTTGCTAAATTTTGAATCTTCCATGCCAGTTCTCGCTTTTTTTACTTCTCGCACTTTCATTCTTCATACCAGTTCTTTCTTTCATACATCCTCTTTCATACGACGGGTGGGTTCCCCTCCTATGCTAGACTATTTTTTAAaggggtttttattatttttattctattattttattttaatctttaataCAATCTTGTTTACAATTTCTgtcttattatatatatacattttatatgacaTCGAGTTTTTTCCATATCGAAAGGAACAGAGCCATTTGATTTTCGTCCATGTTAATTTGCGTATTCAACAATACTAAACAACATTGGGCCTTTTTATTTGGCTCTGTTCCTTTCGTTGACCTTTCAGCTTTGATGCAGAATAAACTTATACGTTTGCTTTGTATCAAAGCGTCTTTCCGGAGTGTCTGTTCCTCGGTCTCATGTTTTGTCTTGGCCTCCAGGTATTCTTCGACTACCTTTGAACGTCGGATCGATGCCGCACGCCGGATCCTCCTCTTTCCGGTGGCCACCTCACGCTTCAACTTCGCCAACTCCTCTGACCACCACGGCAGCGTAAGTGTATATTTTCTCCCAATTTTGGGAATTGCATGTTCGCTCGCTTCGGTCAGTGACTGCATAAGTTCGTGTATGCTATGATCTAGTTGTGTAGCTGTAGTGGTGTTTTGAATGTGTGTGACTGTAATGTTTTTGGTTTGCAAAATTTGGCCCGGTTTCTCATGAAACTGGCTCCAATTGGCTTTCCGTGTGTTATATGTTCGTGTTGTGTGCTTGATGTAGTTATATCTGACCCGTTTTAGATGTAATTTAAAAGAGATGCCGTTGTGGtccacattaaaaacaattattgcGGCCTTCACCGTACCCTCCCCGTTGTCAGCACTTTGGAAGACCCTGGTCCCCGTCCGACCCGAAACCCTGCCCTCTCTTCCGACATACGGTTCCTGCACCAGCGCCACCTGAGCTCCGTATTTCTCCGACTCGAGCAGCAGCTCGTTTAGTGCTAGTTTTTTACGTTGTAAATTTACCTGGAAGAAATGGAGTGCCATGGCGTCCCCGGGTGCGCCCTTAGCAATAGGCCACCTTCGCCCTTGCCAGAGCGTCCCATTTCTTCCTTATCGGACAGCTATTGTCAAAACTATTGTGATCTGTCCGATCTAGTCGGCTGCTCTGGCAGTTGCAACACGTGGGTCGATCTCCAGCCTTCCACGCCGGGCACTCACTACGCAGGTGCGGACCCGTGCAGTGGCTGCAGGTGTCTACGGACGCCTCGCAGGTCCTACGACCGTGCCCGTAGCCCAGACACCTGGAGCAGGTAACCAGTGGGGACTGATCTTTAGCCACCACCCGCTGCAGATCTATATGGACCTTTCCCACGGCTGTGACTTGCTGCCATACTTGCGGCGACACCTGCAAAACCACATGATTCTCGAGCGGATTCCTGGCTCTTCTTCGGTACCTCACGCTTGCCCTATATTCATCGTCCGGTATCGTCCCCAGCACGTTCCCGTTTTGCCGCTTTAGGGCACCCAATATGTCCTCGTCGGTATTGATGCTAAGGACGTTTAGCAGGACTACAAGCGGATCCCTATTTTCCACCTCCTGCGTCAGGAGTGTTGGGCTGCCAGTCTTCAATTTCTCTACTACTCTAGCGAGCTcttctcgcgactggcagcccagcacTACCTTTTGATCTTTGGCTTTTCTCAACCTGTCCACTCGCACGCCGGATGTCTTCGCGTTCACGGCAGTTCTTATTTTGTCAATTATGTCTTCGCTTTTGTCGTGAGCGTCGACCGAAGACACCACCATCGAGTGGAAAGATTGAGGCAGCTCCAGACCGCGTTTCCTTGGGGCGCCGGCTGCCACATTTGCGTATGTGACGGCTATCCTCTCTTGGATGTTTTTGCTGAGGTGCGACACTTGGTCTTTTAGGGCTCCCAGGTCGTCCCTGGTCGCGGACGCCACCTCCTTCTGCTGTTGCAGTTCGGATCTGACCTCCACGACCAGAGCGTCATTTGCGTGGGGCAGAGGAGCTGCACGGGCGACAGAGGCGTTCTTGTCCAGGTGAACCTTTAACAGCTTCATTTGTGCTGTGTTCTCCTGGACGAGTTTTTTGTGCTCTTCCAGCGCCCGAGTCAGCTCGGCTGCGTCACCCTTCGTGTTCGCTGCGATTTTCGCACTTGCACTCTGTTGTGTCACTTTTGGTAGCTCCTTGGGTTTATTGTGGTCGTTTCCGGTCGTTTGGGTGAGTCGGAGTCCAGCCGCCTCAGATTCTTTCACCAGGCGGTACAACTTTTCAATTGCCCAGATCACCTCGGTCTTTATTTCCGCCTTTAGGTTGCGGGAATTATTTAGCTGGAGTTTTGCTTTCATAAGACACGCTTTTGCCTCCGCAGCCCTTCCCTTTAGCTTTGTTGTTTCTGGCTCGGGGGAACCGAGCTTTTGGAATGTCTGGTCCAGAGGTGCGCCGATCCTCCGAGGCGCTGGCCCTTCACCTTGCGGTGTTTTGTCCTGCGTGCTTGGCTGAGAGGAGTTCGTTGGATCGTCCTTTAAGGGAGGCAGGCTGGggtcgcttaccactgcacccaCTTCCGGTGTCTGGCCGGGCTCGACCAGTTCCTTACTTGTGTGAAGAGGCGCCTTTGCAGCGTCTAGGCTCTGCCTTGGCGTTTTTACGGGTGTCCGGAGACCCAGCATTTTATGTTGGGATGAGTATACGTCAGGGAACAAAGAAAATCAAGTTTAACCTAGCCTTGTCAACGAAATGTTAGGTGTAAAGGGCCTGTAATCTCGGTTAATTTATGGAGGTGTAAAGGGCCTACCTTCGTCaatttatacctatactattGGGTGGTGTAAAAGCCGCCCAAGTCAATGAAATACTAAAACTAGTTATACAATTTAAGACTAGGTTGGGCAGTGTAAAAGCTGCTCAAGTCGATAATATGCTAGACAAAAGTATCAGAAACTAATTTGAGCAGTGTAAAAAGCTGCTCAAGTCAATAAACTTAAACTGAGTGTAGATTTAAAACTAGTTTGAGCAGTGTAAAAAGCTGCCCAAGTCAAGTTGCTATTACAATACAACGGGAGTTTTGTCcaattttacttaaaactaCTTTAAACAAGTTTGAAAAAGTTGGAGGTGTAAGGGGCCTCCAACTGTCAAAAGCCTACTACTGACTAACTAGCAGTCAAAATCTGCTTAGTCAAAAAACTACTTTCGCTGCTTGGTAGAGATTGACTCTACCTTGACTCTAGCTAGAGCCGCCCGTCCAGTACCGATCGATAGCCCTCGTCGTGGGCTGGTCAGCCGTGAAAACCGCAGTTCTCTACGACCAACGGTTGCCGGGATATccaacttttaaaatttttcaagATGGCGGACTTAATTGTTGCCTGGATCTTCTAAATTCAATATCTCGGGAACCGCCGGTCGCAGAGATGTGTGCGACGGCTCTCCGTGCTTGTCTCGTTACAAGCTATGTGTTCACCGATACCGGCTCTAGGGTTTAGGTACAGACTCTACCTAGAGTCCAGAACCGGCACCTGCGGTAGAGCTCACCACGATTTCGTCAACCTAATCCTAATTACAAACAGTCTCCGCGATTTTGTAGAGCTCAACTCCACTTTGACCCTGGGTAGAGTCGCCCTTCTGGTGTCAGTAGATAGCCCTTGAGGAGGGCTAGTCAACAAAGAAAACCGCTACGCGCTACGACCAATAGTTCCCGAGATATCCAACTTTAAGTTTTTTCAAGATGGCCGACCAAACTGTTGCCTATGTCTAGActgaactttgaaaattaatatcTCGGGAACTACCGGGCGGATATATGCGTGCGACGGCTCGCCGTGGTCGTCTTTTTACAGGCTATGTGTTAACCGGACTAAAAAACCAGGTTAGGGGGTCGACTCTATCCAGGGTCC of the Maniola hyperantus unplaced genomic scaffold, iAphHyp1.2, whole genome shotgun sequence genome contains:
- the LOC138404660 gene encoding uncharacterized protein; protein product: MLGLRTPVKTPRQSPEAAKAPLHTSKELVEPSQTPEVGAVVSGPSLPPSKDDPTNSSQPSTQDITLQGEGPAPRRIGAPLDQTFQKLGSPELETTKPKGRAAEAKACLIKAKLQLNNSRNLKAEIKTEVIWAIEKLYRLVKESEAAGLRLTQTTGNDHNKPKELPKATQQSASSKTAANTKGDAAELTRALEEHKKLVQENTAQMKLLKVHLDKNASVARAAPLPHANDALVVEVRSELQQQKEVASATREDLGALKDQMLHLSKNIQERIAVTYANVAAGAPAKRGLELPQSFHSMVVSSVDAHDKSEDIIDKIRTAVNAKTSGVRVDRLRKAKDQKVVLGCQSREELARVVEKLKTGSPTLLTQEVENRDPLVVLLNVLSINTDEDILGALKRQNGNVLGTIPDGEYRASVRYRRRARNPLENHVVLQVSPQVWQHVTAVGKVHIDLQRVVAKDQSPLVTCSRCLGYGHGRRTCEASVDTCSHCTGPHLRSECPAWKAGDRPKCCNCQSGRLDRTDHNSFDESCPIRKKWDALARAKVAYC
- the LOC138404661 gene encoding uncharacterized protein — translated: MLGLRTPVKTPRQSLDAAKAPLHTSKELVEPGQTPEVGAVVSDPSLPPLKDDPTNSSQPSTQDKTPQGEGPAPRRIGAPLDQTFQKLGSPEPETTKLKGRAAEAKACLMKAKLQLNNSRNLKAEIKTEVIWAIEKLYRLVKESEAAGLRLTQTTGNDHNKPKELPKVTQQSASAKIAANTKGDAAELTRALEEHKKLVQENTAQMKLLKVHLDKNASVARAAPLPHANDALVVEVRSELQQQKEVASATRDDLGALKDQVSHLSKNIQERIAVTYANVAAGAPRKRGLELPQSFHSMVVSSVDAHDKSEDIIDKIRTAVNAKTSGVRVDRLRKAKDQKVVLGCQSREELARVVEKLKTGSPTLLTQEVENRDPLVVLLNVLSINTDEDILGALKRQNGNVLGTIPDDEYRASVRYRRRARNPLENHVVLQVSPQVWQQVTAVGKVHIDLQRVVAKDQSPLVTCSRCLGYGHGRRTCEASVDTCSHCTGPHLRSECPAWKAGDRPTCCNCQSSRLDRTDHNSFDNSCPIRKKWDALARAKVAYC